Genomic segment of Erythrobacter sp. BLCC-B19:
CTCGACAGCGGCCTTGCCCACGGCACAGTCGGCGCGGTGGCGATGGACCGGAAGGGTCGGCTGGCCGCCGCGACCTCGACCGGCGGCCTGTTCGGCAAGCGCGCCGGGCGCGTCGGCGATACCGCGCTCACCGGGATCGGCAACTGGGCGGACGGCGACATCGCGGTCAGTTGCACCGGCATTGGCGAGGCCTTCATCTACGCTGGCGGCGCGCGGGACATCGCTGCGCGCATCGCCTATGGCGGGGCGAGCCTCGACGAGGCCTGCGATGCGATGCTGGCAGAGGTCGCGCGCCAGCGCGGCGATGGCGGGGTGATCGCGATTGACCGCTGCGGCGCAGTGACGCTGGCGTTCAATTCGCCTGGCATGAAAAGAGCGGTGGCAGGCGCGACTCTCAAGCCGTTTGTTGCCATTCTTTAGAAGTTGCACGCGTGGCGAGGGTACGCGCTCCGCCATCAACACCGCCCTCGACATACCGCCCAGTCAGGCGACCCCCTCGCGCTGCGCGCTTCGGGGCTATCATGGATGTGATATTGTAGGCGGTGCCGTTGCGAGTCCCGCCACTTTCTTACACTGTCTTGTCCGTCACCCGACACGAGAGCGGGGCATCAGTGGGAGAGCATGATGCAACGGACAAAGGTGAAATCGGCGTCGCGGACACTGGAAGTCCTCGAGCTGTTCATGGAAGAGCGCCGCCCGCTGCGGCTCAACGAAATCTACAAGGCCTTGGGCTATCCGCAGTCGAGCGCGACCAATCTGCTCAAGTCGATGGTCGTGATGGGATACCTCAACTACAACCGCGCCAACATGACCTACCTGCCGACCATGCGGGTTTCGGCGCTGGGCAGCTGGTTGCCGCAGGCCATGTACCGCGAGGGCGGGTTGATCTCTCTGGTGGACGAGGTTCAGCGCCGCACCGACGAAACCGTCGGGCTGGTAGCGCAGAACGATCTGTATATTCAGTATATTGTCCTCAAAACGCCGGATCATGAATTCAAGATGGCGCCGAACGAGGGGACGATGCGGCTGATGGCGGACTCCTCATCGGGGATCGCCCTGATGAGCCGGATGCGCCAGCGCGAAGTCGACAAGATCTATCGCTACACCCGCCACTATGGGCTGGGGGGCGCGGATCTGCCGAGTTTCGAGACGCTGATGCGCGAGGTGCGCTGGACCCGCGAGGTCGGGCACGCCTATGTGCCCAAACGCCCGACCCCCGAGGTCTCCTCGATCGCGATGCCGCTTGATGCCTGCCTCTATGGCACGCCGCTGGCGATCGGGGTCGGCGGGATGGCCGACCGCATCGCGCGGGCCAAGCAGGACATTCTCGAGATCATGGAAGAGGCCATCGCCGCTTTCAAGGCCCGTCAGCAGGCCGCTGCGTTGCACGAATTCGAAGGCCTGCGCGACGCCGCCTGACCGCGGGACTGTGCGGGGCTGCCTCAGGCGGCCCCGACCAGCTCCCGGCCAAACCGCAAGCTTGCATAGCCGCTCTGCACAGCCGCATTGCAGGCCTCGTTGTAGCGCATGAACCCGCCGGTATACATGATCAGGCCGCGCGGCTTTCCGTCGACATTGGTGCCGGTGTACCAGGTGTTCGCCTTGGAGACGAGCGTGAGTTCGGCAAGCGCGAAGACCTGCTCCATCCAGTCATCCTGGGCCTCCTGCGTCGGTTCGGCGGTGCGGATGCCGCTCGCGCGCATATGGTCGATGAGGGCGCAGATCCAGTTCACGTTTTGCTCGTCAAGGGTAACGATGTTGGCAAGCGCCGCCGGGCCGTTGGGGCCGCACACCATGAACAGGTTGGGGAAGCCCGCCATCATCAGCCCGAGATAGGAGCGCGCGCCCCCGGCCCACTTGTCGCGCACCGACGCGCCATCACGCCCGCGCACATCGAAGGCCATCAGCGCGCCCGACAGCCCGTCATAGCCCGTGGCGAGGATCAGCGTGTCCAGCTCCACCTCGCCCGCGCTGGTCAGGATACCCTTCTCCGTCACCCGCTCGATCGGGTGTTCGAGGCAGTCCTGAAGGTGGACGTGCGGCAGGTTGAAGCTCTCGTAGTAATTGGTGTCGAGGCACGGCCGCCGCGCGAAGATCGGGTAGCCGCGCGGCTTCAGCTTTTCGGCCACCACTGGATCCTTCACCGTCTCGCCGATCTTGCCGCGCACGAACTCCGCCACATGCTCGTTGGCTTCGGGATTGGTGAGCAGGTCGGAGAACAACCCGAGGAAATCGAGCCCCCCGCGCGCCCAGCCGTCCTCCATCACCTGCTTGCGCTGGGCCGGGGTGATCGAGAAGAAGGGGCGCGAAGTCACCGGGCGCACGCCGCCCAGATGGCTGGCGCGGGCGACAGCGCGGATCGCCTGATAGTTGCGCTTCAGTTCCACGACATATTCGGGCTCGAGCGCGGTGTTGCGCATCGGCATGGTGAAGCTGGGGGTGCGCTGGAAGACGTGGAGCTCGGCGGCCTCCTCGGCCACCACCGGCACGATCTGGATGCCCGATGATCCGGTGCCGACCAGCCCGACGCGCTTGCCAGCAAAGCTGACCGGGGTGTGCGGCCATTTCGCCGCGCGCAGCAATTCGCCCTTGAAGTCGGCAAGGC
This window contains:
- a CDS encoding flavin-containing monooxygenase; this encodes MTSTAQTQRTPVTLTVDALVVGAGFGGMYALHRLREMGLSVVGVETGDNVGGVWYWNRYPGARCDLMCVDYSYGFSDEIQQEWTWSEQFAAQPEILAYANFVADKLDLRRDYLFETRVESAVWDEGAGKWQATTNRGDHITATYCIMATGPLSVPKDPEFPGLADFKGELLRAAKWPHTPVSFAGKRVGLVGTGSSGIQIVPVVAEEAAELHVFQRTPSFTMPMRNTALEPEYVVELKRNYQAIRAVARASHLGGVRPVTSRPFFSITPAQRKQVMEDGWARGGLDFLGLFSDLLTNPEANEHVAEFVRGKIGETVKDPVVAEKLKPRGYPIFARRPCLDTNYYESFNLPHVHLQDCLEHPIERVTEKGILTSAGEVELDTLILATGYDGLSGALMAFDVRGRDGASVRDKWAGGARSYLGLMMAGFPNLFMVCGPNGPAALANIVTLDEQNVNWICALIDHMRASGIRTAEPTQEAQDDWMEQVFALAELTLVSKANTWYTGTNVDGKPRGLIMYTGGFMRYNEACNAAVQSGYASLRFGRELVGAA
- a CDS encoding IclR family transcriptional regulator; the encoded protein is MMQRTKVKSASRTLEVLELFMEERRPLRLNEIYKALGYPQSSATNLLKSMVVMGYLNYNRANMTYLPTMRVSALGSWLPQAMYREGGLISLVDEVQRRTDETVGLVAQNDLYIQYIVLKTPDHEFKMAPNEGTMRLMADSSSGIALMSRMRQREVDKIYRYTRHYGLGGADLPSFETLMREVRWTREVGHAYVPKRPTPEVSSIAMPLDACLYGTPLAIGVGGMADRIARAKQDILEIMEEAIAAFKARQQAAALHEFEGLRDAA